A genomic region of Streptococcus suis contains the following coding sequences:
- a CDS encoding amino acid ABC transporter permease — translation MKRLNHFCMILLLCCVSFIVVNLHYTKEINRIRELGTTDYSFQFYLRDSAVPSQDLLHFFEKIADKYDVSIVKTDSNTEIIKAGVFSHETFPYKDFGIQQLTFNEDGSGSYTNIQSSDKLGHIPTFLQAKTIRLITLKNYFQDTSHTLNGQYTVTSTKSINGTEIVQELSHFFNIDSSTLLTPTFETAVELINRDLLLVALICCIAFLLLSLTSVYQPILDIKHIGVEKILGYSNLEIFYRYVKQNILIIGIGSIILNSLSFLFFDYMPQGFTTMMLLAHFILLQVYLLINILVITIIQRINAASIIKGFVSFKTGFYINNFFKCCLTLLITILMIGVGNSIYEEHQELNYQEQWEKQGDFLTLETVKSGNQLWQDSLSGSDKAHQYYYSLYKNLTENLPTYYIRSSIINPGNFSHLKEFEHSTLANDIPVLYANKTYLESIGFPIPHTSKQLTVLFPASMKENEESNKNLAKLIGFLSLKYEEQVAKTVSEVDVEYIYYDGDWTFFPYNETLSNNFTNPMISLVNDNDMSWEDKAHLSNTGLSSPIKIANSPQHQQKIEQILQKLPDDSYFKFSSIKSIQQGRVDSFRDASRNFVTLFAIICLLSIVVSYFIVKSMFLWRKSHIITMKFLGWSLFDRYKPILIGLTLLYLLPLPVILIAGKSLFPLALFLLFAIADGGIFLFTSLRMEQKNLVQYLKGENL, via the coding sequence ATGAAAAGGCTAAACCATTTCTGTATGATTCTACTTCTGTGTTGTGTCAGTTTTATCGTTGTAAATCTACACTATACAAAGGAAATCAATCGCATACGTGAATTAGGAACGACTGACTATTCATTTCAATTTTATTTACGCGATAGTGCCGTTCCTTCACAGGATTTACTGCATTTTTTTGAAAAAATTGCTGATAAATACGACGTTTCAATTGTCAAAACAGATAGCAACACCGAGATAATAAAAGCAGGTGTTTTTTCTCATGAGACCTTTCCTTATAAAGATTTTGGAATCCAGCAACTTACTTTTAACGAAGACGGAAGTGGATCTTATACAAATATACAATCCTCCGACAAACTAGGGCATATCCCAACATTTTTGCAGGCCAAGACGATACGGCTCATCACTTTAAAAAACTATTTTCAAGATACATCCCATACACTAAATGGTCAGTATACCGTCACATCAACAAAATCCATAAACGGCACTGAAATCGTACAGGAATTAAGTCATTTTTTCAATATTGATTCTTCTACACTATTGACTCCAACCTTTGAAACAGCAGTAGAATTAATAAACAGAGACTTGCTACTAGTAGCACTCATCTGCTGTATCGCATTTTTACTCCTTTCATTAACTTCTGTGTACCAACCAATTTTAGATATCAAACATATCGGCGTTGAAAAAATACTTGGATACAGTAACTTAGAGATTTTCTATCGCTATGTAAAACAAAATATACTAATCATAGGAATCGGTAGTATCATTCTAAATAGTTTATCGTTTCTGTTTTTTGACTACATGCCTCAAGGTTTTACAACTATGATGCTGTTAGCGCATTTTATCCTCCTTCAAGTCTATCTACTCATCAACATTTTAGTCATCACAATTATCCAACGCATTAATGCCGCATCTATCATAAAAGGATTTGTTTCCTTCAAAACAGGATTCTATATCAATAATTTCTTCAAATGTTGTCTCACACTTCTTATCACTATATTGATGATTGGTGTCGGAAATAGCATTTATGAGGAACACCAAGAATTGAACTATCAAGAACAATGGGAAAAACAGGGAGATTTCCTAACACTCGAAACCGTAAAATCAGGAAATCAACTCTGGCAAGATAGCCTGTCTGGTTCCGACAAAGCTCATCAATATTATTACTCCTTATATAAGAATTTGACAGAAAATCTTCCAACTTACTATATTCGTTCTAGTATCATAAACCCTGGCAATTTCTCACATCTTAAAGAATTTGAACATTCAACATTGGCTAATGACATCCCTGTTCTATACGCCAACAAAACCTATCTAGAAAGTATAGGATTTCCGATTCCACATACAAGTAAACAATTGACTGTACTCTTTCCAGCATCAATGAAAGAGAATGAAGAGTCTAACAAAAATCTAGCAAAATTGATTGGTTTTCTGTCACTGAAATATGAAGAACAAGTGGCAAAAACAGTCAGCGAGGTAGATGTTGAATACATTTATTATGACGGCGACTGGACATTCTTCCCATACAATGAAACCTTATCCAACAATTTCACTAATCCAATGATTAGCCTGGTCAATGACAATGATATGTCGTGGGAAGATAAAGCACACCTATCAAATACTGGACTAAGTAGCCCAATCAAAATTGCAAATTCCCCTCAACATCAACAAAAAATCGAACAAATTCTTCAGAAATTACCTGATGATAGCTATTTCAAGTTCTCGTCAATAAAATCTATTCAACAAGGACGTGTAGATAGTTTCCGAGACGCTAGTCGTAACTTCGTCACCCTGTTTGCGATTATCTGCTTACTGAGCATTGTTGTTTCCTATTTTATTGTAAAAAGTATGTTTCTTTGGAGAAAATCTCATATCATCACTATGAAATTTTTAGGATGGTCACTTTTTGACCGCTACAAACCTATTCTAATCGGACTAACTCTACTATATTTGCTACCTCTTCCAGTTATTTTGATAGCTGGTAAGTCACTATTTCCTCTTGCACTTTTTTTACTATTTGCCATTGCTGATGGGGGTATTTTCCTATTTACATCACTGCGCATGGAGCAAAAAAATCTTGTACAATACTTGAAAGGAGAGAACCTATGA
- a CDS encoding ABC transporter ATP-binding protein: MIHLEHIFKKIGQKHILHDFSLNIEQGELVAIVGKSGSGKTTLLNIIGLLDGEYEGNYLLFGHSNVPVNTRTSQKIIREQISYLFQNFALIENESVEYNLLMALKYTRLSKKEKEESIKNILEKIGLANTLKQKISELSGGEQQRIAIARALLKPSNLILADEPTGSLDQENRDLILQFLIEMNNSGKTVIIVTHDPYIADKCQRIVRL, encoded by the coding sequence ATGATTCATTTAGAACATATCTTTAAAAAGATTGGTCAAAAACATATCCTACATGATTTTTCCCTCAACATTGAACAAGGTGAACTAGTCGCAATTGTTGGAAAAAGTGGTAGCGGAAAAACAACATTACTAAACATCATTGGCTTGCTTGACGGTGAATACGAAGGAAATTACCTCCTATTTGGTCATTCAAACGTACCTGTAAACACTAGGACATCTCAAAAAATAATTCGGGAACAAATTTCCTATCTATTCCAAAATTTTGCTCTAATTGAGAACGAAAGCGTCGAGTATAATCTCCTGATGGCATTAAAATATACCAGATTATCAAAAAAGGAAAAGGAAGAGTCCATAAAAAATATACTAGAAAAAATCGGACTAGCAAACACGCTAAAACAAAAAATTTCCGAGCTGTCTGGAGGAGAACAACAGCGAATTGCTATCGCTCGTGCTCTACTCAAACCAAGCAATCTTATCTTGGCAGATGAGCCAACGGGATCATTAGATCAGGAAAATAGGGACTTAATCCTGCAATTTCTCATAGAAATGAATAATAGTGGAAAAACAGTAATTATCGTCACACACGATCCATATATTGCCGATAAGTGTCAGCGGATTGTTCGTTTATGA
- a CDS encoding YbaN family protein: MKKIVYLVAGFVSLAIGMIGIVLPIIPTTPLLLLAGFCFARSSKNFEKWLRNTKIYKFYVADYAETKAISRKRKKQIIWQIYILMGISIWLAPVLFVKIGLGLLTVFITYYLFWVIPEK; this comes from the coding sequence ATGAAAAAAATTGTTTATCTAGTAGCTGGTTTTGTTAGTCTTGCTATTGGCATGATTGGGATTGTTCTACCTATAATTCCAACAACGCCTCTTTTACTTTTGGCTGGATTTTGTTTTGCTAGAAGCTCTAAAAATTTTGAAAAATGGCTACGCAATACAAAAATTTATAAATTTTACGTAGCGGATTATGCTGAAACCAAAGCCATTTCCCGTAAACGGAAAAAACAAATTATCTGGCAAATCTACATACTCATGGGGATTTCCATTTGGTTGGCTCCTGTATTATTTGTCAAAATTGGACTTGGCTTGCTGACAGTCTTTATTACTTACTATCTGTTTTGGGTTATACCAGAGAAATAG
- a CDS encoding NADPH-dependent FMN reductase: MKLLGLVGTNSARSTNRKLLQYIKQHFADKADIELVEIKDLPVFNKPANRELPESVKELVAKIESADGVIIGTPEYDHSIPAVLMNALAWVSYGVYPMLNKPVMITGASYGTLGSSRAQLQLRQILNAPELKATVLPDEFLLSHSMKAFDTNGELIDLEISQKLDAIFDDFRLFVKMTSNLSSAKELLQKEAENFDWENL, from the coding sequence ATGAAACTTCTAGGACTTGTCGGAACCAACTCCGCTCGCTCAACCAACCGCAAACTCTTGCAGTACATCAAACAGCATTTCGCAGACAAGGCTGATATTGAATTGGTTGAAATCAAGGACCTTCCAGTCTTCAATAAACCGGCTAATCGTGAACTGCCAGAAAGTGTTAAAGAATTAGTTGCAAAGATTGAAAGTGCTGATGGTGTCATCATCGGAACACCTGAGTATGACCACTCGATCCCCGCTGTTCTTATGAATGCACTAGCTTGGGTATCATATGGAGTCTACCCTATGCTTAACAAGCCGGTTATGATTACAGGTGCCTCATACGGAACACTCGGTTCGTCCCGTGCTCAATTGCAACTACGCCAAATTCTCAATGCTCCTGAACTCAAAGCTACTGTTTTACCAGATGAGTTCTTACTATCTCATTCCATGAAAGCCTTTGATACAAACGGTGAGCTTATTGATTTAGAAATCAGTCAAAAACTGGATGCCATCTTTGATGACTTCCGTCTCTTTGTCAAGATGACAAGTAACCTGTCTAGCGCCAAAGAGTTACTTCAAAAAGAAGCTGAAAACTTTGACTGGGAAAACTTGTAA
- a CDS encoding formate/nitrite transporter family protein, whose translation MSPFQEKISVAVSKKESLFDESLSRYALRSMYAGAYLTMSTAVGIIGADVISSQFPSLSRFVFTFIFAIGLIFVLIFGGELATSNMMYLTTGAYYKQITWKKVTLMLLYCTFFNFVGATILAWLFNQSFSYLNLSNESFVVNAVTIKLGKSDWSNFFEGITANMFVNMAILGYMLLKEQSAKFFVIVSAIFMFVFLINEHLVANFASFMLLAFNAARTNVDTFTMVNILRQWIVVFFGNWLGAGLFIGIAYAWLNQTKTNHLEQ comes from the coding sequence ATGTCCCCATTTCAAGAAAAAATTTCGGTTGCAGTTTCAAAAAAAGAATCCCTTTTTGATGAAAGTCTAAGCCGTTACGCCTTACGCTCCATGTATGCAGGAGCTTATTTGACCATGTCAACAGCTGTTGGTATTATTGGAGCTGATGTCATCTCCAGTCAATTCCCAAGTCTATCGCGTTTTGTTTTTACCTTTATCTTTGCTATCGGACTGATTTTTGTTCTTATTTTTGGTGGCGAGTTGGCTACATCTAATATGATGTATCTAACGACTGGTGCCTATTATAAGCAAATTACTTGGAAAAAAGTAACGCTGATGTTACTTTACTGCACCTTCTTCAACTTTGTAGGTGCTACCATTCTGGCTTGGCTTTTCAATCAGTCCTTCTCCTACCTTAACTTATCTAACGAAAGTTTTGTTGTCAACGCTGTCACCATCAAACTAGGAAAATCCGACTGGAGTAACTTCTTTGAGGGAATTACTGCCAATATGTTTGTGAATATGGCTATCCTTGGGTATATGCTACTCAAGGAACAATCCGCCAAATTCTTTGTTATTGTATCTGCTATTTTTATGTTTGTTTTCCTTATCAACGAACACTTAGTTGCTAATTTCGCATCATTCATGCTCTTAGCCTTTAATGCTGCTCGTACTAATGTAGATACCTTTACTATGGTAAATATTCTTCGTCAGTGGATTGTTGTTTTCTTTGGAAATTGGCTTGGAGCCGGACTCTTTATTGGAATTGCTTATGCTTGGCTCAATCAGACCAAAACCAACCATCTTGAACAGTAA
- a CDS encoding ABC transporter ATP-binding protein, translating to MKTLRFFWFYFKRYKLSFAVIFLAIVTATYLQVKTPVFLGNAIAEMGKIGQAYFASVQMGQSDFKPDLADFNGVMLNLLLAYVATVVSTLIYTLLFTRIVAHSTNRMRKGLFGKLERLTVAFFDSHKDGDILSRFTSDLDNIQNAFNQSLTQVVTNIALYIGMVIMMFRQDTRLALVTVASTPVALIALVIIIRLSRKYTDKQQAAVSKLNAYMDEKISGQKAIIVQGVQEETIDGFLELNEEVRRTTFKGRLFGGILFPFMNGMSLVNTAIVIFAGSSIVLNDSSLETAAALGLVVTFVQYSQQYYQPIMQIASSWAELQLAFTGAHRIQEMFDEPEEVRPQNAPLFTELKEGVEIKDIDFGYLPGQKVLDKVSISAPKGKMVAVVGPTGSGKTTIMNLINRFYDVNGGSVAFDGRDIREYDLDSLRDKVGIVLQESVLFSGTIADNIRFGDESISQEMVETAARATHIHDFIMSLPEGYETYVTDDENVFSTGQKQLISIARTLLTDPQVLILDEATSNVDTVTEAKIQKAMEAIIAGRTSFVIAHRLKTILNADEIIVLKDGKVIEQGNHSQLLKLNGFYAELYHNQFVFE from the coding sequence ATGAAAACACTTAGATTTTTCTGGTTTTATTTTAAACGCTATAAGCTGTCCTTTGCTGTGATTTTTCTAGCCATTGTGACGGCGACTTATTTGCAGGTGAAGACGCCTGTTTTCCTAGGTAATGCGATTGCAGAGATGGGGAAAATTGGGCAGGCTTATTTTGCTTCGGTGCAAATGGGTCAGTCAGATTTCAAGCCTGACCTAGCTGATTTTAATGGGGTTATGCTCAATCTCTTGTTGGCCTATGTGGCGACTGTGGTATCAACCTTGATTTATACCCTGCTCTTTACACGCATCGTTGCACATTCAACCAACCGGATGCGAAAAGGTCTGTTTGGCAAGTTGGAACGCTTGACAGTTGCCTTCTTTGACAGCCACAAGGATGGGGATATTCTTTCTCGTTTTACCAGTGATTTGGACAATATCCAAAATGCTTTTAATCAGTCCTTGACTCAGGTAGTGACCAATATTGCTCTTTACATCGGTATGGTTATCATGATGTTCCGTCAGGATACTCGCTTGGCTCTGGTAACTGTGGCATCCACGCCAGTTGCCTTGATTGCCCTAGTGATTATCATTCGCCTGTCACGGAAATATACTGACAAGCAACAGGCTGCGGTGTCTAAACTCAATGCCTACATGGATGAGAAGATTTCAGGGCAAAAAGCGATTATTGTACAGGGTGTGCAGGAAGAGACTATTGATGGTTTCTTAGAGCTCAATGAAGAAGTTCGTCGCACAACTTTCAAGGGCCGTTTGTTTGGTGGGATTCTCTTTCCATTTATGAACGGGATGAGTCTGGTCAATACTGCCATTGTTATCTTTGCAGGCTCCAGCATTGTCCTAAATGATAGCTCGCTGGAAACAGCTGCCGCACTTGGTTTGGTCGTGACCTTTGTTCAATATTCGCAACAGTATTACCAGCCTATCATGCAGATTGCATCTAGCTGGGCAGAATTGCAGTTGGCTTTCACAGGTGCTCATCGTATTCAGGAAATGTTTGATGAGCCTGAGGAAGTTCGTCCTCAAAACGCTCCGCTATTTACCGAATTAAAAGAAGGTGTTGAAATCAAGGACATCGACTTTGGCTACCTGCCAGGTCAGAAGGTCTTGGACAAGGTGTCCATTTCAGCTCCTAAGGGTAAAATGGTGGCGGTCGTTGGTCCGACGGGATCTGGTAAGACTACCATTATGAATTTGATCAACCGCTTCTACGATGTCAATGGTGGTAGCGTGGCCTTTGACGGTCGCGATATTCGGGAATATGATTTGGATAGTTTGCGGGATAAGGTCGGTATTGTCTTGCAGGAGTCGGTCCTATTCTCTGGTACCATTGCGGACAATATCCGCTTTGGTGATGAGAGCATTTCGCAGGAAATGGTGGAAACCGCAGCTCGTGCCACCCATATCCACGACTTTATCATGAGCTTGCCAGAGGGTTATGAAACCTATGTGACCGATGATGAGAATGTCTTCTCCACAGGTCAGAAACAGCTGATTTCTATTGCCCGTACGCTCTTGACAGATCCACAGGTCTTGATTTTGGACGAAGCAACGTCTAACGTCGATACCGTAACGGAAGCCAAAATTCAAAAGGCTATGGAGGCCATTATTGCAGGACGGACCAGCTTCGTCATTGCCCACCGCCTCAAAACCATTCTCAATGCGGATGAAATTATCGTCCTCAAAGACGGAAAAGTTATCGAGCAAGGCAACCACAGCCAACTTCTTAAACTTAACGGCTTTTACGCTGAGCTCTACCACAACCAGTTTGTGTTTGAATAG
- a CDS encoding ABC transporter ATP-binding protein, translated as MFKEAILRYKWYALASVLLTSIVVATTLMQPSYLQDVLTAVLANDKEEIVRVGKFLLLIAGIGLLAGLTNTIMAAKISQGVSADIREKTFRKIQSFSYANVEEFNAGNLVVRMTNDVNQIQNLVMMLFTILMRVPLLFVGAFIMAVRTLPELWWIIVLMVIIIMGIMAVVMGLMGPRFGKFQSLMDRMNSIAKENLRGIRVVKSFVQEKNQYAKFKEVSNELLDLNLFIGYGFSILQPLMMFISYMAIFVSLYLVSGMLDTNIEAVGGFTSFMSYLMQIMFAIIMTSFMGMQASRAAISIKRLSEVLDTEPAMTFKEGAKEDLDGRIVFDNVSFTYPHDTEPTLKNISFEIESGQMVGVVGATGAGKSTLAQLIPRLFDPQEGTVSIGGRDLRDISQETLRDTVSIVLQKAILFSGTIADNLRQGAPGADLERLERAAGIAQAKEFIDRLDDTYESQVEERGNNFSGGQKQRMSIARGVISDPKVLVLDDSTSALDAKSEKLVQEALNHDLKGTTTVIVAQKISSVVKADKILVLDEGRLIGQGTHAELVATNDVYREIYETQKGKEA; from the coding sequence ATGTTTAAAGAAGCCATTTTACGTTACAAATGGTATGCCTTGGCATCGGTCTTGTTGACGTCTATTGTCGTAGCAACGACCTTGATGCAACCTAGTTATTTACAGGATGTATTGACTGCTGTCTTGGCCAATGATAAGGAAGAAATTGTCCGTGTCGGTAAGTTCCTCTTGCTGATTGCGGGAATCGGTCTCTTGGCTGGTCTGACAAATACAATCATGGCAGCTAAGATTTCTCAGGGAGTATCTGCGGATATTCGTGAGAAGACCTTTCGAAAAATTCAGAGCTTTTCTTATGCCAATGTAGAGGAATTTAACGCAGGGAATTTGGTGGTTCGTATGACCAACGACGTCAACCAAATTCAGAACCTTGTCATGATGCTCTTTACGATCTTGATGCGGGTACCTCTGCTCTTTGTTGGTGCCTTTATCATGGCAGTGCGCACTTTGCCAGAACTTTGGTGGATTATCGTGCTCATGGTCATCATCATCATGGGAATCATGGCAGTCGTGATGGGCTTGATGGGACCGCGCTTTGGTAAATTCCAGTCCCTGATGGACAGGATGAACAGCATTGCAAAGGAAAACCTCCGTGGGATTCGTGTGGTTAAGTCCTTTGTACAGGAGAAGAATCAATACGCTAAATTTAAAGAAGTATCCAATGAGCTTTTGGATCTTAACCTCTTTATTGGTTATGGTTTTTCTATCTTGCAACCTTTGATGATGTTTATCTCCTACATGGCGATTTTTGTGTCGCTTTATCTCGTTTCAGGGATGTTAGACACTAATATCGAAGCAGTTGGGGGCTTTACTTCCTTTATGAGCTATCTCATGCAAATCATGTTTGCCATTATCATGACTAGCTTTATGGGGATGCAGGCTTCACGTGCTGCTATTTCCATTAAACGTTTGAGTGAGGTTTTAGATACAGAGCCAGCGATGACCTTTAAAGAAGGTGCAAAAGAGGACTTGGATGGACGGATTGTCTTTGACAATGTCAGCTTCACCTATCCGCATGATACCGAGCCGACCTTGAAAAATATCTCCTTTGAGATTGAGTCTGGTCAGATGGTCGGTGTGGTCGGTGCAACGGGTGCGGGTAAATCAACACTAGCTCAGCTCATTCCGCGTTTGTTTGATCCACAGGAAGGGACTGTGTCAATTGGCGGTCGTGATTTGAGAGACATCAGTCAGGAAACCTTGAGAGATACAGTGTCTATCGTTTTGCAAAAAGCTATTCTCTTCTCAGGGACCATTGCAGACAACCTGCGTCAAGGTGCACCTGGTGCAGATTTGGAACGTTTGGAGCGGGCCGCAGGTATTGCCCAAGCCAAAGAATTTATCGACCGCTTGGATGATACCTATGAGAGCCAAGTAGAAGAACGTGGAAATAACTTCTCAGGTGGTCAGAAACAGCGGATGTCCATTGCGCGTGGGGTGATTAGTGATCCTAAAGTCTTGGTGCTAGATGATTCGACATCAGCCCTGGATGCCAAGTCTGAGAAGCTGGTCCAAGAGGCCCTCAACCATGACTTGAAGGGGACAACGACGGTCATCGTTGCTCAGAAGATTTCTTCTGTTGTCAAAGCTGATAAGATATTGGTTCTTGATGAAGGTCGCTTGATTGGTCAGGGAACACACGCAGAATTGGTAGCGACAAATGACGTCTACCGAGAAATTTACGAAACACAGAAAGGAAAGGAGGCTTAA
- a CDS encoding MarR family winged helix-turn-helix transcriptional regulator, with translation MGHTIADFRNLLNQIEQISETIAKEYDVEHLAGPQGWALRFIAERSEVETFVKDIEAELRISKSVASNLVKRMEKNDFIRVLPSQFDRRYKQLVLTEKGRSKICHLKSFHEEMHHSLFRGIQKEEFDLIRQVADQLKENIQHYKEKNHV, from the coding sequence ATGGGACATACTATTGCAGATTTTCGGAATTTATTAAATCAGATTGAACAAATCAGTGAAACCATTGCAAAGGAATATGATGTGGAGCACCTAGCTGGACCACAGGGATGGGCTCTGCGTTTCATAGCAGAACGGTCTGAAGTTGAAACCTTTGTCAAAGACATTGAAGCGGAGTTGAGGATTTCCAAATCCGTTGCCAGCAATCTAGTTAAGCGAATGGAGAAAAATGACTTTATTCGGGTTTTACCTTCTCAGTTTGACAGACGCTATAAGCAGTTGGTCTTGACAGAGAAAGGTCGGAGCAAGATTTGTCACCTAAAATCCTTCCATGAGGAGATGCACCATTCTCTCTTTCGAGGTATTCAAAAGGAAGAATTTGATTTGATCAGACAGGTGGCCGATCAATTAAAAGAAAATATTCAACACTATAAGGAGAAGAATCATGTTTAA
- a CDS encoding NAD(P)H-dependent glycerol-3-phosphate dehydrogenase gives MTKQTIAILGPGSWGTALGQVLNDNGHTVRIWGNVPEQIDEINKEHTNKRYFKDVILDENIKGYKDLTEALDGVDAILFVVPTKVTRLVAKQVAQALKHKVVVMHASKGLEPDSHKRLSEVLEEEIPAELRSEIVVVSGPSHAEETIVRDLTLISAASKDLETASYVQNLFSNHYFRLYTNNDVIGVETAGALKNIIAVGAGALHGLGYGDNAKAAIIARGLTEITRLGVAMGANPLTYSGLSGVGDLIVTGTSVHSRNWRAGDQLGRGEKLEDVEHNMGMVIEGISTTKAAYELAQELDVYMPITQAIYKVIYQGAGIEDAIKEIMTGEFRHENEWH, from the coding sequence ATGACCAAACAAACCATTGCCATCTTGGGACCCGGTTCATGGGGCACCGCCCTAGGACAAGTTCTCAACGACAACGGTCATACTGTCCGTATTTGGGGAAATGTCCCCGAACAAATCGACGAAATCAATAAAGAACATACAAATAAGCGCTATTTCAAGGATGTTATCCTAGATGAAAACATCAAGGGCTATAAGGATTTGACTGAAGCCTTGGACGGTGTTGACGCTATTCTTTTCGTTGTACCAACCAAGGTAACACGTCTCGTTGCCAAGCAAGTCGCACAAGCTCTCAAACACAAGGTAGTTGTCATGCACGCTTCAAAAGGCTTAGAGCCTGATAGTCACAAGCGCTTGTCTGAGGTACTGGAGGAAGAAATTCCTGCTGAACTCCGTTCTGAAATCGTCGTGGTTTCAGGGCCAAGTCATGCAGAAGAGACTATCGTCCGTGATTTGACCTTGATTTCTGCAGCTTCAAAAGACTTGGAAACAGCCAGCTACGTCCAAAATCTTTTCAGCAACCACTACTTCCGACTTTATACAAATAATGATGTCATCGGTGTAGAAACAGCAGGTGCCCTTAAAAATATTATTGCTGTCGGCGCTGGCGCTTTACACGGACTTGGTTATGGTGATAATGCCAAGGCAGCTATTATCGCTCGCGGTTTGACAGAAATCACACGTCTAGGCGTTGCTATGGGCGCAAATCCTCTGACTTACAGCGGTCTTTCTGGTGTTGGTGATTTGATTGTTACCGGTACATCTGTCCACTCCCGCAACTGGAGAGCTGGAGATCAGCTCGGTCGCGGTGAAAAACTCGAAGATGTAGAACACAATATGGGAATGGTGATTGAAGGTATTTCAACAACTAAGGCAGCCTATGAGTTGGCTCAAGAATTAGATGTTTACATGCCTATTACCCAAGCCATCTACAAGGTCATCTACCAAGGTGCGGGTATTGAAGATGCCATCAAAGAAATCATGACGGGTGAATTCCGCCATGAAAATGAATGGCATTGA